From one Dermacentor silvarum isolate Dsil-2018 chromosome 3, BIME_Dsil_1.4, whole genome shotgun sequence genomic stretch:
- the LOC125944241 gene encoding glycine-rich protein-like, whose protein sequence is MNALSIAVVLCAAIATAMAGNVGLASGLGSGLGSGLAYGGYGLGYGLGGGYGVGGVGIGSSVALVNGGPAFAKAVAGPAFLVRTVHHVNKVHGGGAVLAHSGLGSGYGVGYGGYGGYGGYGYGGYGYKG, encoded by the exons ATGAACGCACTG AGCATCGCCGTCGTCCTCTGCGCCGCCATCGCCACCGCCATGGCTGGTAATGTTGGCCTTGCCTCCGGTCTAGGCTCCGGTCTCGGCTCAGGTCTCGCCTACGGAGGCTATGGTCTCGGCTATGGGCTTGGCGGTGGTTACGGCGTTGGCGGTGTCGGCATCGGAAGCAGCGTTGCTCTCGTTAACGGTGGCCCTGCCTTTGCCAAGGCCGTTGCTGGACCAGCCTTCCTCGTGAGGACGGTGCACCACGTCAACAAGGTGCATGGCGGAGGCGCTGTGCTCGCTCACTCTGGACTCGGCAGCGGATACGGAGTCGGCTACGGTGGCTACGGAGGATACGGTGGCTACGGCTATGGCGGCTATGGCTACAAGGGCTAA